One genomic window of Bacillus mycoides includes the following:
- a CDS encoding response regulator transcription factor, producing the protein MKILVVDDESSIRNLIRMQLEMEGYEVLTAADGREALERWNEQPDVLILDVMLPDTDGYELLRLFREKDRDIPVLMLTAKSQMNDKLLGLQLGADDYVTKPFNYAELILRVKNMSRRVKKEEATVSHEVIRAGELVICPKERKVHVSGQEIQLTYREFNLCQLFVSNPQRVFMRDELLEKVWGFEYIGNTRAVDIMVQRLRKKLGSNGEYIKTIYGVGYKIDC; encoded by the coding sequence ATGAAAATACTTGTAGTAGATGATGAATCGAGTATTCGTAATTTGATTCGGATGCAGTTAGAGATGGAAGGGTATGAAGTATTGACGGCGGCTGATGGGAGAGAAGCTTTAGAGAGATGGAATGAGCAGCCGGATGTACTTATTTTAGATGTGATGCTTCCGGATACGGATGGGTATGAGTTATTACGTTTATTCCGGGAGAAGGATCGTGATATTCCGGTGCTTATGTTGACAGCGAAGAGTCAGATGAATGATAAGTTGCTTGGTCTTCAGCTTGGAGCTGATGATTATGTGACGAAGCCTTTTAATTATGCGGAGCTTATTCTTCGGGTGAAGAATATGAGCCGGCGTGTGAAGAAGGAGGAGGCAACTGTAAGTCATGAAGTAATTCGCGCAGGTGAGTTAGTGATTTGTCCTAAGGAAAGAAAGGTTCATGTGAGTGGACAGGAGATTCAGTTAACGTACCGAGAGTTTAATTTATGTCAGTTGTTTGTTTCAAATCCGCAGCGTGTATTCATGAGGGATGAGTTACTCGAGAAAGTGTGGGGTTTTGAGTATATAGGGAATACGAGAGCGGTTGATATTATGGTGCAGAGGCTTCGAAAGAAACTTGGTTCGAACGGGGAGTATATTAAGACAATTTATGGCGTTGGCTATAAGATAGATTGTTAA
- the manA gene encoding mannose-6-phosphate isomerase, class I: MTEPLFFAPVFKERIWGGTKLTSFGYEIPSEQTGECWAFSAHQNGQSVVKKGEYKGLSLGQLWNEHRELFGNMEGDRFPLLTKILDANRDLSVQVHPDDEYARINENGELGKTECWYVIDCKEDAEIIYGHHAKTKDELVDMVEQGEWDKLLQRVKVKPGDFFFVPSGTVHAIGEGILILETQQNSDTTYRLYDYNRRDSEGELRELHLEKSIEVIETPFVSDQRTVQYEKIEDLHVTTFMECSYFSVRKWELDGVVNLTQKSPFLLVSVIDGEGELVHGTEKYSFEQGDHLILPSDFGEYRIVGRAEFIIASV; the protein is encoded by the coding sequence ATGACAGAACCGTTATTTTTTGCACCCGTTTTTAAAGAAAGAATTTGGGGTGGTACGAAATTAACTTCTTTCGGATATGAAATACCATCAGAACAAACGGGTGAATGTTGGGCATTTTCCGCACATCAGAACGGACAAAGTGTAGTGAAGAAGGGAGAATATAAAGGTTTATCTTTAGGACAATTATGGAATGAACATCGAGAGTTATTTGGAAATATGGAGGGGGATCGATTCCCTCTTCTTACAAAAATTTTAGATGCAAATCGAGATTTATCTGTCCAAGTACATCCAGATGATGAGTATGCACGTATAAATGAAAATGGTGAGCTAGGAAAAACTGAATGTTGGTATGTTATTGATTGCAAAGAGGATGCTGAGATTATTTATGGGCATCATGCAAAGACAAAGGATGAACTAGTAGATATGGTTGAACAAGGGGAGTGGGACAAGCTATTACAACGTGTAAAAGTGAAGCCAGGTGATTTTTTCTTTGTTCCGAGTGGAACTGTTCATGCAATTGGTGAAGGCATTTTAATATTAGAAACGCAACAAAACTCTGATACTACTTATCGATTATACGATTATAATAGGAGAGATTCAGAGGGAGAATTACGTGAACTGCATCTTGAGAAAAGTATTGAAGTGATAGAAACACCATTTGTTTCAGACCAACGAACTGTTCAATATGAAAAAATAGAGGATTTACATGTAACAACGTTTATGGAGTGCTCTTATTTTTCAGTGAGAAAATGGGAGTTAGACGGAGTGGTTAACTTGACGCAAAAAAGTCCATTTCTTCTCGTAAGTGTAATAGATGGAGAAGGAGAGTTGGTACATGGAACTGAGAAATATTCATTTGAGCAAGGAGATCATCTCATATTACCAAGTGACTTTGGGGAATATAGGATTGTAGGACGTGCTGAATTTATTATTGCGAGCGTATAA
- a CDS encoding DUF3919 family protein, producing MKRLSFQILMFVFCMIVSLILFYVIEKQIYNRITIVDDKQAVLQRVNESLPTEVKVRHEKWREIVVTDEVRLHTIVSFFDRIRIEPREAKNQEQVFTGEVTYLNGHKRTFAVGDLFQYEANVYGKNGTDPMISAFQTYLLSLYYTPERISNFFAEAKEVVVRQGDVIRTIDLTHILDSIRYAKQITDYGEIQKLLQSQNEPIAYITAYKTGKRIKNEREDILTISVYPSYFVVQYLGDNNGNVMYMKGSLAELFVKESVL from the coding sequence ATGAAAAGGCTATCATTTCAAATTCTTATGTTTGTCTTTTGTATGATCGTTTCTCTTATTTTGTTTTATGTTATTGAGAAGCAAATATATAATCGAATCACAATTGTGGATGACAAACAAGCCGTTTTACAAAGAGTGAATGAATCCCTTCCTACTGAAGTGAAAGTAAGGCATGAGAAGTGGAGAGAAATTGTTGTAACGGATGAAGTTCGTTTGCATACGATTGTTTCATTCTTTGACCGAATTCGAATAGAGCCGAGAGAAGCTAAGAATCAAGAACAAGTATTTACTGGAGAAGTAACGTACTTGAATGGACATAAGCGTACTTTTGCAGTAGGTGACTTGTTCCAGTATGAGGCTAATGTATACGGAAAGAATGGTACGGATCCGATGATCTCAGCATTTCAAACGTATTTGTTAAGTCTGTATTATACACCAGAGCGCATTAGTAATTTCTTTGCGGAGGCAAAGGAAGTTGTAGTGAGGCAAGGGGATGTAATACGTACTATAGATCTTACGCACATACTTGATTCTATTCGATACGCAAAGCAAATTACAGATTACGGAGAAATTCAGAAATTATTACAATCACAGAATGAGCCGATTGCTTATATTACCGCTTATAAAACAGGTAAGCGTATAAAGAATGAGCGTGAAGATATTCTAACTATTTCTGTGTATCCATCTTACTTTGTTGTGCAATATCTCGGTGATAATAACGGGAATGTCATGTATATGAAGGGCTCCCTAGCAGAGTTATTTGTAAAGGAGAGTGTGTTATGA
- a CDS encoding BglG family transcription antiterminator, which translates to MNKRQQEILHVLLSEPNEYLLVQELADRVGCSEKTIRNDFKVIEEYLERYSDAILIRKPGLGVYLEIKDYDKSNLFNRLYAVRQDISYESDEERLLQIAYSLLMSVKTVTVQELAMRYFVNRATIKKDLDKIEKWFEELELELISKQRVGLTVEGEERSKRKALAKLSDLIHSQELMNQFIKKQFLYHEIEFVITELKALQKRYSTFFTDDTLENLLLHTLIMVRRMKLKQPISMPKEDLKIVRETKEYGWTLDFLTRLEFVFTVHFTEEEVAYLAIHILGGKFRYQDEWERNKLNVSSPVLSQVVSHLIERMSSLNEIDFGKDKFLLEGLQMHLYTALNRLQYNLSVSNPMLHEIKRMYPYMFDMLIHELDDINKILNLQIPEEEAAYITLHFQAAMERLSDKKVSKNVIIVCHMGIGMSQLLRTKIERKFRYVHVMDCIAKSDLEEYLMKNQKVELIISTIDLPQLKIPHYVVSPLLEQSEENKLEDFMKKLDEPLSNENKDFVLLNYTTPFLVFLQQEVEHRYELIERLAKSLYEKGYVEREYIENAIARDRMSATTIGAGVAIPHGSPKLIKQSVIAVATLKEPLDWGVEKVSLVFMLAVKSDGKEVTKQLFHELSFISEQPIFVQKLIKETNIMKFLSHLRYE; encoded by the coding sequence ATGAATAAAAGGCAACAGGAAATTTTACATGTTTTATTATCTGAGCCGAATGAGTATTTGTTAGTGCAGGAGCTTGCTGATAGGGTAGGCTGTTCTGAGAAGACGATTCGCAATGACTTTAAAGTGATTGAGGAGTATTTAGAAAGGTATTCAGATGCAATTCTTATTCGGAAACCGGGTTTAGGTGTGTATTTAGAGATTAAGGATTATGATAAGTCGAATTTGTTCAATAGACTGTATGCTGTAAGACAGGATATAAGTTATGAATCAGATGAAGAGAGATTATTGCAAATTGCGTACAGCTTGTTGATGAGTGTCAAAACGGTTACGGTACAGGAGCTTGCCATGCGATATTTTGTCAATCGAGCTACGATTAAGAAGGATTTAGATAAAATTGAAAAGTGGTTTGAGGAACTGGAATTAGAGTTAATTTCAAAGCAAAGGGTAGGATTAACAGTAGAAGGAGAAGAGAGAAGTAAGAGGAAAGCGTTAGCTAAACTGTCCGATTTAATTCATAGTCAGGAATTAATGAATCAATTTATTAAAAAGCAATTTTTGTATCATGAAATTGAATTTGTAATAACTGAATTGAAAGCGTTACAAAAAAGATATTCTACATTTTTTACAGATGATACGTTAGAAAATCTTTTATTACATACATTGATTATGGTTCGAAGAATGAAGTTAAAACAACCAATTTCAATGCCTAAAGAGGATTTGAAAATTGTACGAGAGACGAAAGAATACGGATGGACTTTAGACTTTTTAACAAGGTTAGAGTTTGTATTTACAGTCCATTTTACTGAAGAAGAGGTGGCTTATTTAGCCATTCATATTTTAGGAGGGAAATTTCGCTATCAAGATGAATGGGAAAGAAATAAGCTCAATGTGAGTAGTCCTGTGCTTTCGCAAGTTGTATCGCATTTAATAGAGCGTATGTCTAGTTTGAATGAAATCGATTTCGGGAAGGATAAATTTTTATTAGAAGGATTGCAGATGCACCTGTATACGGCATTAAATCGTTTGCAATATAATCTTTCTGTTTCTAATCCAATGCTTCATGAAATTAAGCGAATGTATCCGTATATGTTTGATATGTTAATCCATGAGTTGGATGATATAAATAAAATATTAAATTTACAAATTCCTGAGGAAGAAGCGGCGTATATTACTTTACATTTTCAGGCAGCGATGGAGCGTTTAAGTGATAAAAAGGTATCGAAAAATGTAATTATTGTTTGTCATATGGGAATAGGAATGTCGCAATTATTACGGACAAAAATTGAAAGAAAGTTTCGGTATGTTCATGTGATGGATTGTATAGCAAAGTCCGATTTAGAAGAGTATTTGATGAAAAATCAGAAGGTAGAGCTTATAATTTCTACGATTGATCTTCCACAGTTAAAGATTCCTCATTATGTCGTATCTCCTTTATTAGAGCAGAGTGAAGAAAATAAATTAGAGGATTTTATGAAGAAGTTAGATGAACCACTTTCTAATGAAAATAAGGACTTTGTGTTATTGAATTACACGACTCCTTTTCTGGTCTTCCTACAACAAGAAGTAGAACATCGTTATGAATTAATTGAAAGATTAGCGAAATCTCTTTATGAAAAGGGATATGTAGAGAGAGAGTATATTGAAAATGCAATTGCTAGAGATAGAATGTCAGCAACGACAATTGGAGCAGGAGTCGCCATCCCACATGGAAGTCCTAAGCTAATTAAACAATCCGTAATTGCAGTCGCTACGCTTAAGGAACCATTGGATTGGGGAGTAGAGAAGGTATCGCTTGTATTTATGCTGGCGGTTAAGAGTGATGGAAAGGAAGTTACGAAACAACTATTTCATGAGCTATCTTTTATAAGTGAGCAACCTATTTTTGTTCAGAAGCTTATAAAGGAAACGAATATAATGAAATTTTTATCTCATTTGAGATATGAATAG
- a CDS encoding MFS transporter has product MFKWLKPAPAIERLPADMIDRVYKLLRIRVLMGISVGYAAYYLVRSNFTLSSTYLVQEYGFSTAEIGLLGSVMAIVYGFSKFFMGNLSDKAFAQRFIAVGLFLSGLVNICFGFASSFGMIVTLLVLNGIVQGMGAPPCSIVMTKWFSKKERGTKTGIWNISHNVGGMLVPPLVGIGVGIFGENHWQGGVFIFPAIIAMVISVLVWINAKDTPESEGLPPIDEYRNDYENLEKADNASKMSPKEILMKYVVKNKFVWFLCIANAFVYLIRFGVINWVPLYLTTVKGFSKNEAHAAYAIFEGMAIPSSLIVGLLSDKLFKGKRMPLCIISMVGVVVGTVVYWQATSVLVVSIAVSIIGCLIYVPQFLIGLSAMELVPKFAVGTTVGMCGLFGYVGGSLVANAAIGVIVDRSGWDGCFILLLTGAILSTVFLFIVQRGHERKDPKAA; this is encoded by the coding sequence ATGTTTAAATGGCTTAAGCCAGCACCTGCAATTGAGAGATTGCCGGCGGATATGATTGACAGGGTATACAAATTATTACGTATTCGTGTGCTAATGGGAATTTCAGTTGGGTATGCTGCTTATTATTTAGTGCGCAGTAACTTTACGTTATCAAGTACGTATTTAGTACAAGAATATGGTTTTAGTACAGCTGAAATTGGATTACTAGGTTCAGTAATGGCAATTGTTTATGGATTTAGTAAGTTCTTTATGGGGAATTTATCAGATAAAGCTTTCGCCCAGCGCTTTATCGCAGTTGGATTATTCTTATCAGGGCTTGTGAATATTTGTTTCGGTTTTGCATCTTCATTTGGGATGATTGTTACATTACTTGTCCTAAATGGTATTGTACAAGGTATGGGAGCACCACCTTGTAGTATCGTTATGACGAAATGGTTCTCAAAGAAAGAACGTGGTACGAAAACAGGTATTTGGAATATTTCACATAACGTTGGCGGAATGCTAGTGCCGCCCCTTGTCGGAATTGGTGTAGGTATTTTCGGTGAAAATCATTGGCAAGGCGGCGTATTTATTTTCCCAGCGATTATCGCAATGGTAATTTCAGTTCTTGTTTGGATTAATGCGAAGGATACACCAGAGTCTGAAGGTCTTCCTCCAATTGATGAGTATCGTAATGACTATGAAAATCTTGAAAAAGCAGATAATGCTAGCAAGATGTCGCCAAAAGAAATTTTAATGAAATACGTAGTGAAAAATAAATTTGTATGGTTCTTATGTATTGCGAATGCATTTGTTTATTTAATTCGTTTCGGTGTTATTAACTGGGTTCCACTTTATTTAACGACAGTTAAAGGTTTTTCAAAAAATGAAGCACATGCAGCATACGCAATCTTTGAAGGTATGGCAATTCCAAGTTCATTAATTGTTGGTCTTTTAAGTGATAAATTATTTAAAGGGAAACGTATGCCATTGTGTATTATTAGTATGGTTGGAGTTGTTGTTGGTACGGTTGTATATTGGCAAGCAACTAGCGTACTTGTTGTAAGTATTGCCGTTTCTATTATCGGATGTTTAATTTACGTACCACAGTTCTTAATCGGTTTAAGTGCGATGGAATTAGTACCGAAATTTGCAGTAGGTACGACAGTTGGTATGTGTGGTCTGTTCGGTTATGTAGGCGGGAGTCTTGTAGCAAACGCAGCAATTGGTGTTATTGTTGATCGTTCTGGCTGGGATGGTTGCTTTATCTTACTATTAACAGGTGCAATTTTATCAACAGTCTTCTTGTTCATCGTTCAACGTGGGCATGAGAGAAAAGATCCTAAAGCGGCGTAA
- a CDS encoding ABC transporter substrate-binding protein: MRKIAFFFFLLIIGGAMSSCSRDTTSIKYNKSGLPILDDRHLVAYVAAREEVGEALLSSFCKTRGCTYEFIRLSTEELLRRVEEEAGNPKADIIIGGTVDAHQMMKQKNLSIPVMSQHANRISKSVKDKDGYWYGYEVEKLAIAINKERWNEEIAPLGLPYPSRWQDLLDPVYTGKIAMPDPNVSGTAYTLFQSLIDTLGEEEAKEYVKNLARQVGEVTVNGYMPAELVASGEYMIGINFAGDQRMLQKQGFPIVSNEPEQTGLSVNAISKLKRAPSGLIADLFIDYCLSEEAGHILEKVSFGVPTMFAKNQKEIEGQPVRRTNKNISNSGIIEIWNRQRLSQQ, encoded by the coding sequence ATGAGAAAGATAGCCTTTTTCTTCTTTTTGCTAATAATCGGAGGAGCGATGTCTAGTTGCTCTCGAGATACAACCTCTATTAAATATAATAAAAGTGGTCTCCCTATTTTGGATGATCGTCATCTCGTTGCGTATGTAGCGGCCCGCGAGGAAGTTGGTGAGGCTTTGCTTTCGTCATTTTGTAAAACACGAGGGTGTACGTATGAATTTATTCGCTTATCGACAGAAGAACTTCTTCGGAGAGTAGAAGAGGAAGCTGGAAATCCGAAGGCGGATATTATTATTGGCGGCACAGTGGATGCGCATCAAATGATGAAGCAAAAGAACCTTTCTATTCCAGTTATGAGCCAGCATGCGAACCGTATTTCAAAGTCTGTTAAAGATAAAGATGGTTATTGGTACGGTTATGAAGTGGAGAAACTGGCAATTGCGATTAATAAAGAGCGGTGGAATGAAGAAATAGCACCGCTCGGTCTTCCATATCCATCAAGATGGCAAGATTTATTAGATCCGGTATATACGGGTAAGATTGCAATGCCTGATCCAAATGTTTCCGGCACAGCATATACTTTGTTTCAATCACTTATTGATACTTTAGGTGAAGAAGAAGCGAAAGAGTATGTTAAGAATCTTGCAAGGCAAGTTGGTGAAGTAACGGTGAATGGTTATATGCCCGCAGAACTGGTTGCGAGCGGTGAATATATGATAGGCATCAATTTTGCGGGAGATCAGAGAATGCTTCAGAAACAAGGCTTTCCTATTGTAAGTAATGAGCCTGAGCAAACAGGTTTGTCTGTCAATGCGATTTCAAAACTAAAACGTGCACCGAGTGGTCTTATTGCGGATTTATTTATTGATTATTGTTTATCAGAAGAAGCGGGGCACATTTTAGAAAAAGTTTCGTTTGGCGTACCAACGATGTTTGCGAAGAATCAGAAAGAGATAGAAGGTCAGCCGGTTAGAAGGACGAACAAAAATATATCAAATAGTGGGATAATCGAGATATGGAATAGACAACGTCTCTCTCAGCAGTGA
- a CDS encoding HAMP domain-containing sensor histidine kinase has protein sequence MSLKRNMVFGIVGLLIPILVLLYAVVYIALEKNVYHNAADSLEKLSVEAQIYTMNYLEKEAEVETLGPNSLLIASYLAKRMDVRVQMIGKNGDVVADTQKGALLHRNIDIGSSLKGKKSYVFEEGDPAPILLFSSPVYYGNDVIGSIRFINELTDEKEVLTNVSWTFLMTSLCLVAAGIFFAIRLAKSLHKPIDQLRQMAYRLANGDYESKIELNEYVEIAQLSASFNAMADGIELHIKQLKEEKEKQKDFLDRITHELKTPLTAIIGYVDLIPKLQSKEDVQESLRYVSVESERLLSLVEELLKSSKYGTSTFEVSPTVVNIKELAEEAVSIVKPRLQQFEIEVMNELTEVHVVADFDKTKQIFLNVLDNAIKYSDATRVRMNVIINEQEAKVFVHDDGIGMDEGVLAEWHESPEGKVLPSSYGNGYGLYICQEIMKKQGGSMRIESSEEMGTTICMTFLLPRRMEDIKNLKAVK, from the coding sequence ATGTCTTTAAAACGAAATATGGTGTTTGGAATAGTTGGGTTGTTGATTCCAATTCTTGTTCTTTTGTATGCGGTTGTTTATATTGCACTGGAGAAGAATGTGTATCATAATGCGGCGGATTCCTTAGAAAAGTTAAGTGTGGAAGCACAAATTTATACGATGAATTATTTAGAGAAGGAAGCAGAAGTGGAGACGCTAGGTCCTAATTCGCTTTTAATTGCTTCGTATTTAGCGAAGCGAATGGATGTCCGGGTGCAGATGATTGGGAAGAATGGAGATGTTGTTGCAGATACACAAAAGGGAGCGTTACTTCATCGGAATATTGACATTGGGAGTTCTTTGAAGGGAAAGAAATCTTATGTTTTCGAGGAGGGAGACCCAGCTCCAATTCTTTTGTTTTCAAGTCCGGTTTATTATGGAAACGATGTCATTGGGAGTATTCGTTTTATAAATGAGTTAACGGATGAGAAGGAAGTTTTAACAAATGTGAGTTGGACGTTTTTAATGACGTCTCTTTGTTTAGTAGCTGCTGGTATTTTCTTTGCGATTCGTTTGGCGAAGTCTCTTCATAAACCAATTGATCAGTTAAGGCAAATGGCATATCGGCTTGCGAATGGAGATTATGAAAGTAAGATTGAGCTGAATGAGTATGTGGAAATTGCGCAGCTTTCAGCATCCTTTAATGCGATGGCTGATGGGATTGAGCTGCATATTAAGCAGCTGAAGGAAGAGAAAGAGAAACAGAAAGATTTCTTGGACCGCATTACGCATGAGCTGAAAACACCGCTAACAGCGATTATCGGTTATGTAGATTTAATTCCGAAGTTACAGTCGAAGGAAGATGTGCAGGAGAGTCTCCGTTATGTGTCTGTAGAAAGTGAGCGTCTATTATCACTTGTAGAGGAATTACTTAAGTCTTCAAAGTACGGGACGAGTACGTTTGAAGTGTCACCTACAGTCGTGAATATTAAAGAGTTAGCAGAAGAAGCAGTTTCAATTGTGAAACCGCGCCTGCAGCAGTTTGAAATTGAAGTTATGAATGAGTTAACGGAAGTACACGTCGTTGCGGATTTTGATAAGACGAAGCAAATTTTCTTGAATGTGCTTGATAATGCGATTAAATATAGTGATGCTACGCGAGTTCGTATGAATGTAATTATAAATGAGCAGGAAGCGAAAGTTTTTGTTCATGATGATGGTATTGGTATGGATGAAGGTGTGCTTGCAGAATGGCATGAGTCTCCGGAAGGTAAGGTGCTTCCTTCTAGTTACGGGAATGGATATGGCTTATACATTTGTCAGGAGATTATGAAGAAGCAAGGCGGAAGTATGCGAATTGAGAGTAGTGAAGAAATGGGAACTACAATATGTATGACATTTTTACTTCCAAGACGGATGGAAGACATAAAAAACTTGAAAGCGGTTAAATGA
- a CDS encoding fructose-specific PTS transporter subunit EIIC, whose protein sequence is MKVLAITSCPNGIAHTYMAAENLQKAADKLGIQMKVETQGGIGVENELTEQEIREADGIIIAADRVVNKDRFVGKKLLVVGVKDGIRKPEELIQNIVDGNVPVYHSDVKKTGNDSQGRKQNPIYRHLMNGVSFMVPFIVVGGLLIAIALTLGGEKTPGGLVIPEGSFWKTIEQIGGASFAFMVPILAGYIAYSIADKPGLVPGMIGGYIAATGSFYGSESGAGFLGGIIAGFLAGYVALGIKKLKVPKALQPIMPIIIIPVFTSLIVGLAFVFIIGAPVAQVFESLTAWLAGMQGSSSILLALILGAMISFDMGGPVNKVAFLFGSAMIGEGNYEIMGPIAAAICIPPIGMGLATFIGKNKFQESEREMGKASFTMGLFGITEGAIPFAAQDPLRVIPSIMAGSMTGAVIAMIGNVGDRVAHGGPIVAVLGAVDNVFMFFVAIIVGSTVTAVVVNVLKKDISKVEEIQESKEMKEVSATKEVAEVQEQVIEKKAEKVEIQKLTDITSLELIDINLAGETRDDIIDEMIGKLNTIGALHSDSEFKKAIMNREEESTTGIGMNIAIPHGKSDAVKKPSVVFGIKQSGVDWKSLDGTDAKLIFMIAVPKESEGNEHLKILQMLSRKLMDDSYRERLISVQTKEEAHKLLDDIV, encoded by the coding sequence ATGAAAGTACTAGCGATTACATCGTGTCCAAATGGGATTGCCCATACTTATATGGCTGCAGAAAACTTACAAAAAGCAGCAGATAAATTAGGAATTCAAATGAAAGTTGAAACACAAGGTGGTATAGGTGTTGAAAATGAACTTACTGAGCAAGAAATTCGTGAAGCAGATGGCATCATTATAGCTGCAGATCGAGTAGTAAATAAAGATAGATTCGTAGGTAAAAAGCTACTAGTTGTAGGAGTTAAAGACGGTATTCGTAAACCGGAGGAGCTAATTCAAAACATAGTAGATGGTAATGTTCCTGTTTATCATTCGGATGTGAAAAAAACAGGAAATGATTCACAAGGAAGAAAACAAAATCCAATATACCGTCATTTAATGAATGGTGTATCGTTCATGGTTCCTTTCATTGTGGTAGGGGGATTATTAATTGCAATTGCATTAACACTTGGTGGTGAGAAAACGCCTGGTGGTTTAGTAATACCAGAAGGGTCTTTTTGGAAAACAATTGAGCAAATAGGTGGAGCTTCGTTTGCATTTATGGTTCCAATTCTAGCTGGATATATTGCTTATAGTATAGCTGATAAACCTGGACTTGTTCCTGGTATGATCGGCGGATATATCGCGGCAACGGGAAGTTTTTATGGTAGCGAGAGTGGAGCTGGCTTCTTAGGAGGAATTATCGCAGGTTTCTTAGCCGGTTATGTAGCTTTAGGAATTAAAAAGTTAAAAGTACCAAAAGCGCTACAACCAATTATGCCAATTATTATCATTCCGGTATTTACATCGCTTATTGTTGGTTTAGCCTTTGTATTTATTATAGGTGCTCCTGTAGCACAAGTATTTGAATCATTAACGGCTTGGTTAGCGGGTATGCAAGGTTCAAGTTCAATTCTTTTAGCATTAATCTTAGGGGCAATGATTTCATTTGATATGGGTGGTCCGGTAAATAAAGTAGCATTCTTATTTGGTTCTGCAATGATTGGAGAAGGGAATTATGAAATTATGGGGCCGATTGCAGCGGCAATTTGTATTCCACCAATCGGGATGGGACTTGCTACATTTATAGGAAAGAACAAATTTCAAGAGTCAGAAAGAGAAATGGGGAAAGCCTCATTTACGATGGGCTTATTCGGTATTACAGAAGGCGCTATTCCGTTTGCAGCGCAGGATCCATTACGTGTGATTCCAAGTATTATGGCTGGCTCAATGACTGGTGCTGTTATTGCAATGATTGGTAATGTGGGTGATAGAGTAGCACATGGTGGTCCAATTGTCGCTGTACTGGGAGCAGTGGATAATGTATTTATGTTCTTTGTTGCTATTATTGTAGGTTCTACTGTAACAGCAGTCGTTGTGAACGTATTAAAGAAAGATATTTCAAAAGTTGAAGAAATACAAGAATCAAAAGAAATGAAAGAAGTTTCAGCAACAAAGGAAGTAGCAGAAGTTCAAGAGCAAGTAATAGAAAAGAAAGCCGAAAAGGTAGAAATTCAGAAGTTAACAGATATAACGAGTTTAGAGCTTATTGATATTAACCTAGCGGGAGAGACACGTGACGATATTATTGATGAAATGATTGGGAAATTAAATACTATAGGTGCTTTACATTCTGACTCGGAATTTAAGAAAGCTATTATGAATCGTGAAGAAGAGAGCACTACGGGAATTGGAATGAATATTGCGATTCCTCATGGGAAGTCAGATGCAGTAAAAAAACCGAGTGTTGTATTTGGAATTAAACAATCGGGAGTAGATTGGAAAAGTTTAGACGGAACGGATGCAAAATTAATATTTATGATTGCAGTTCCGAAAGAGAGTGAAGGAAATGAACATTTGAAGATTCTTCAAATGCTTTCACGAAAACTTATGGATGATAGTTATAGAGAGAGATTAATATCCGTCCAAACGAAAGAGGAAGCACATAAATTATTAGATGACATCGTATAA